CCCGACGCGCAATTGGAAATCGTCGGCACGCTGGCTGCGGCGGACGATGCGCAAGAGCCGACATTCACCGAATATCACCCGGACGGCACGAGCTACTGGGGCGTCGACGCGCCCATCGCCCCGAATTACTTTCCGTATAACCGGGCCAACGTCTGCCGCTGCGTCGAGTGTGGGCGCCTTTATCTGCGCTACCAGGAAGGCGGCGGCTACTTCGTGGATCAACGCGTGCGCCATGTCAGCGCCGCGCTGATCGTCGACGCGCCGGTGCCCACGAACTGATCGCGTCGCCCCGGCCCTCCCGGGCCTTGCCGTCATCGATTTGCGAATATCGAAAGCACGAACGCTTCGTTGCCCGCCGGACGCGGGTACGGATAATGGGATCGAAGAGGATCGCGTTGCGCGCCCTCGTTCGTCGACATTCACAGGCTGCTTTCTCGATACGGGCAAGACTCATGACGCATTCAGGCCATCCGACCCGCCGCCAATTCCTGTCCCTGCTGGGGGCATGCGCGGCGGCCGGCACCGGGGCATTTTCGCTGTCCGCGCGGGCGGCGTTCGATCCAGGCAAATTCCGCATCGGCTATCAGAAGGCCGCAAGCACGCTGGTGCTCGCCAAGGCGAGCGGCAGTCTCGAAGCTCGGCTTCGCCCGCTGGGCGTGGAAGTGACCTGGGCCGAATTCGCCGCCGGTCCGCAGTTGCTCGAAGGACTGAACGTCGGCGCGATCGACTTCGGCTACGTCGGCGAAGCGCCGCCGGTGTTCGCGCAGGCGGCAGGCGCGGACTTCGTCTACAGCGCCTACGAAGTGCCGACGCCGCTGGCCGAAGGCGTCGTCGTCGCGAACCAGTCGCCCATCAAGACCGTCGCCGATCTGAAGCGCAGCAAGGTCGCGTTCAACAAGGGCTCGGACGTCCACTGGTTTCTCGTCGCCCTGCTGCGCAAGCACGGTCTGGACTTCGGCGACATCGAACCGGTTTATCTAGCGCCCGCCGACGCCCGCGCGGCGCTCGAGCGCGGGGCGGTCGACGCCTGGGCGATCTGGGATCCGTTCCTCAGCGCGGTGCTCGATCAAAGTCCCGTGCGCCTGCTCGCCAACGCGCAAGGGGCCGCGGACCATCATCAGTTTTTTCTGAGCCAGCGGACCTACGCGCAAAAGCGTGCCGACGTCATCAAGACCACGCTCGAAGTGCTCAGCCAGACCGGGCAGCAGATTCGCGACGACTACGCGGGCGCGGCGGCCAGGCTCGCCCCGATTCAGGGGCTCGATGCGAAGATCATCGAGAAAGGCCTGCGTCACTACGCCCACGTGTACAAGCCGGTATCCGAGCCAGTACTGCAGGCACAGCAACGCATCGCCGATGTGTTCCTGCAGCTCAAGCTCATTCCGCGACCGATTCGCGTCGCCGACGCGACATTGCAGACGCGCGTCGGCTGATCATGGGCCTGCATGTTGTGTGCGTCGTGCGGTAGCGGACGCGCCCAACGCGTCATCGAGGAATGCCATCAACGCCTGCAAGCGCGCCGTACGCCCACGGCGCGTGGGTACGAGCAAGGTCACGGGAGCGCTGTCGAACGCCCAGTCCGCGAGCACCCGTACCAGACGCCCCGCCGCCACCGCTTCACGGGTGTCCCATTCCGAGCGCAGCACGATGCCCAGCCCCTGCTCGGCCCACGTCCGCGCGACGCTGCCGTCGTTACTCGTATAGGCGGGCACGACGCGCACGCTGTCGCGCGAAGACGCACGGCGTGACGCCGCTGCGGCGGATGACGCCCGTCGGCGAAATCGCCACAGCGACGCGTCCTCGTCGTTCTCCCGAATGCAGATACACCGATGCTGCAACAGCTCGCGCGGTTCCGCCGGCATGCCGTGGCGTTGCAGATACGCCGGGCTGGCGCACAGCCAGCGCTCGTTCGGCGCCAACGGCCGTGCAATCCACGACGAATCCCTGACATTGCCGACATGGACGACGGCGTCGGCGTCGTGCTTGTCCGGCCAAGGCGTCTCGCGCAGATCGAGTTGCAGATGCAGCTCCGGATGCATCTGCGCGAAACGTGCCAGCGCCGGCGCGACGTAGTGTCGCCCGTAGCCGAACGGAGCGGCAACGCGCAGCGCGCCGGTCAGGCGCTTGCCGTCGCGACGGAACGATTCCGGAAGTGCGTCGAGTTGCGCGAGCAGCGCCGAGCCTTCGCGAGCGAACCGCTCGCCTTCGGCCGTCAGGCTCAGCTGTCGCGACGTGCGCGTCGCCAGGGCCACACCCAGCGCGGCCTCCAGTTTGCGCAGGCGCGCCGACAACGCCGGCGGCGTCACGTTGAGCATGCGCGCCGCCGCACTGAGCGACGCACATTGCGCCAGCGCTTCGACCAGGCGCAAGTCCTCGATCTGGATCATTCACTTCAGGTTAATGATGGATGTTGCGAGATTTAACCATAAGAAGCGGTTTCCGCTCTACATTGAGCGCTATCGGGAGGAGACACCACCGTCCTCCAACTTCCCCAAATCCATTCTCCGAGGCCGCCATGTCCGACGCATCCGTTCCACACCCAACTCCCTGGCCGCGCGCCGTCCTGTTCGATCTGCTTACGGCATTGCTCGACTCGTGGACCGTCTGGAATCGCGCCGCCGGCAGCGAGACCGCCGGGCGTACGTGGCGCGCCGAGTACCTGCGCAGAACCTACGGATGCGGCGCGTATGTGAGCTACGAACAGCTTGTGCGCGAAGCCGCCGAGCATGTGGGCCTGCCGTCGTCGGCGCCCCAGGCACTCGAAGCCGAATGGCTCACGCTGCCCATCTGGGACGGCGCACGCGAACTGCTCACAGCCCTGCGTCCGCACTGCGGGCTCGCTGTCGTCACGAACTGTTCGAAGACGCTGGGACATCAGGCGGCGTCGCTGCTCGGCATCGACTGGGACGTCGTGGTGACGTCTGAGGAAGCCGGGTTCTACAAGCCCGATCCCCGCCCCTATCGCCTGGCGCTCGACAGGCTGGGCGTCCCGGCCAGCGAGGCCGCGTTCGTCGCCGGCTCCGGCTACGACCTGTTCGGCACCTCGGCCGTCGGCCTGCGCACGTTCTGGCACAACCGTGTCAGCCTGTCCCGGCCGGATGGTGCGCCTGCCGCCGAGCGTGAAGCCGCCACACTCGAGCCCGCGCTCGCGTGGCTTCGGCAATTCCATGCTGCGGCCTGAGGACTCTCGCCATGACTTCGATTTCCACGGCCTTGTCCGCCTCGCTTCAAACGCTTCAAACGCTTGATACGCCCACCGCCGTGATCGACGTGCCGCGCATGCGGCACAACATCCGCCGCATGCAGGATCGGATGAATGCGCTGGGCGTACGCTTGCGTCCCCACGTCAAAACCAGCAAGTGCGTTGAGGTCGCACGAGCGCAGGCGGCTGCCGGTGCAGTGGGCATTACCGTCTCGACGCTGAAGGAAGCGAGCCGCTTCTTCGACGACGGCGTGACCGACATCCTGTACGCGGTGGGAATGGTGGCGAGCAAGCTGCCCGCGGCGCTGGCCCTACGCCGGCGCGGGTGCGATCTGAAGATCGTCACGGACAGCGTGGCGTCGGCCCAGGCGATCGTCGCCTTCGGGGCCGAGTACGGCGAGACCTTCGATGTGTGGATCGAGATCGACACCGACGGTCACCGTTCCGGCATTCGCCCCGAGGACGACGCGCTGCTCGAGGTCGCTCGCACGCTGCACGAAGGCGGCGCCACACTCGGCGGCGTGATGACGCACGCAGGCTCCAGCTACGACTTCGACACTCCCGAAGCGCTCGCGGCCATCGCCGAACAGGAACGCGCCGGGTGCGTGCTGGCGGCTGCGCGACTGCGCGACGCCGGCCTGCCGTGCCCCGTGGTGAGCGTCGGATCGACGCCCACCGCGCTCGCGGCCACGCATCTCGACGGCGTGACGGAAGTCCGTGCGGGCGTCTACGTGTTCTTCGATCTGGTCATGCACAACATTGGCGTGTGCACGACCGATGAGCTCGCGCTGAGCGTGCTCACCACCGTCATCGGTCATCAGCCTGACAAAGGCTGGGCCATCGTCGACGCGGGATGGATGGCGATGAGCCGCGATCGCGGCACGCAGAAGCAGAAGCACGACTTCGGCTATGGGCAGGTCTGCCGCATCGACGGCAGCGTCGTGCCGGGCTATGTATTGAGCGGCGCCAACCAGGAACACGGCATTCTGTCGCGCGAAGGCGAACCAGATCGCGACATCGTCACGCGTTTTCCCATCGGCACCCTGCTGCGCATTCTGCCCAACCACGCTTGCGCGACCGGCGCTCAATTCCCCGAGTACCATGCCGTCGAACCGACAGGCGACATCGCCGTGTGGTCGCGTTTGCACGGCTGGTAAAGGGCGCGGCACTGGAAATCGGCGGCGCGAACCGCCTCCGCGCGCTGCTTTTTTCCCCTGTCCAGCGGACGATTGGCTTATCCTTCAGGCTTTCCACCCGCTCGCCAGAGTCCGGAGAGGCCAACAAGGTGCCACGTCAAACTGCTCAGCCGACTGTCGAAACGCTCAATGAACAAGGGCCCGCGCCCCGCTATCTGCAGCTCAAGCAGTTCATCTGCCACCAGATCGACAGCGGGGCGTGGCCGCCGCATCATCGCGTGCCTTCGGAGAACGAACTCGTCGAGCTTTCCGGCGTGAGCCGCATGACGGTCAACCGCGCACTGCGCGAACTCACCGCCGAAGGACGGCTCGTGCGCATGCAGGGCGTCGGCACGTTCGTGGCCGAACCGAAATCGCACTCGCCGCTGCTCGCCGTCAATAACATCGCCGACGAAATCTCCGAGCACGGTCATCGCCATCGCGCGGAAGTGAAGCTGCTGCGCGAAGAACTCGCCGGTCCGGAACGCGCGCTCGCGATGGGACTCCAGGAACGCGAGCCGCTGTTCCATTCCGTCATCGTCCACTACCAGGACAACGTGCCCGTCCAGATCGAAGACCGCTACGTCAACCCGGGACTGGCGCCGCGCTACCTCGAGCAGGACTTCACCAAGCTCACGCCGAACGCCTATCTGCAGCGCATCTCGCCGCTCACGTCGGGCGAACACGTCGTGGAAGCCGTGACCGCCACGCCCGAGGAAGCGCAGATGCTGCACATCGCACGCACCGAGCCGTGCCTGCTGATCCGCCGCCGCACGTGGTCGGGCAAGCGCATCGTCTCCGTCGCCCGCCTCCTGCACCCGGGCTCGCGCCATCGCCTCGAAGGCCGTTTCGGCGACAGCCTGTAGCCCGGGCCGCCACGCCGCCCTCCCCGTCCCCCCGTCCTCCCCCGGTTTTCCAGATTCGTGAAAACCCTAGTTCACGATTACTTGTATATACAATACTGTACAAGCAATTCCGGCACGCATTTGCCATGAACCAGACGAAACCGAGGAACGTTGTGAGCCAACCCACCCGATACCGCGATGTCACGATCCGCGCCCCCCGCGGGACACAGCTCAATGCCCGCAGTTGGCTGACCGAAGCGCCGCTGCGCATGCTGATGAACAATCTCGACCCGGACGTGGCCGAGAATCCGAATGCGCTCGTCGTCTACGGCGGTATCGGTCGCGCCGCACGCAACTGGGAGTGCTACGACAAGATCGTGGAGACGCTCAAGACGCTGGGCGACGACGAAACGCTGCTGGTGCAGTCCGGCAAGCCCGTGGGCGTGTTCAAGACCCACGCCGACGCGCCGCGCGTGCTCATCGCCAACTCGAATCTGGTGCCGCACTGGGCCAACTGGGAGCATTTCAACGAACTCGACGCAAAGGGCCTGGCGATGTACGGCCAGATGACCGCCGGCTCGTGGATCTACATCGGCAGTCAGGGCATCGTGCAAGGCACCTACGAGACTTTCGTGGAAGCCGGCCGCCAGCACTACGACGGCAACCTGAAGGGCCGCTGGGTGCTCACCGCCGGGCTCGGCGGCATGGGCGGCGCGCAGCCGCTCGCCGCCACGCTCGCCGGCGCCTGCTCGCTGAACATCGAATGCCAGCAAACGAGCATCGACTTCCGCCTGCGCACGCGCTACGTCGACGAACAGGCCAAGGATCTCGACGACGCCCTCGCGCGCATCGCCAAGTACACGGCGGCCGGTCAGGCGGTCTCCATCGCACTGTGCGGCAACGCGGCGGAGATCCTGCCGGAGCTGGTGCGCCGCGGCGTACGCCCGGACATGGTCACCGACCAGACCAGCGCACACGATCCGCTCAACGGCTATCTGCCGATCGGCTGGACGTGGGACGAGTATCGCGAGCGGGCCCGCTCGAAGCCCGCCGAGGTCGTGAAGGCCGCCAAGCAGTCGATGGCCGTGCACGTGAAGGCCATGCTCGAGTTCCGCGCGCTGGGCGTGCCGACGTTCGACTATGGCAACAACATCCGCCAGATGGCCAAGGAAGAAGGCGTGGAGAACGCGTTCGACTTCCCCGGTTTCGTGCCGGCCTACATCCGCCCGCTGTTCTGCCGTGGCGTGGGCCCGTTCCGCTGGGCCGCGCTCTCGGGCGATCCGCAGGACATCTACAGGACGGACGCCAAGGTCAAGGAACTGATCCCGGACGACGCCCATCTGCATCGCTGGCTCGACATGGCGCGCGAGCGCATCAGCTTCCAGGGCTTGCCCGCGCGCATCTGCTGGGTCGGACTCGGCCTGCGCGCCAAATTGGGACTGGCGTTCAACGAAATGGTACGCTCGGGAGAACTCTCGGCCCCGGTCGTGATCGGCCGTGACCATCTCGACTCGGGATCGGTCGCCAGCCCCAACCGCGAAACGGAAGCCATGCGCGACGGCTCGGACGCCGTCTCCGACTGGCCGCTGCTCAACGCCCTGCTCAACACGGCAAGCGGTGCGACGTGGGTCTCGCTGCATCATGGCGGCGGCGTCGGCATGGGCTTTTCGCAACACTCGGGCGTGGTGATCGTGTGCGACGGCACCGACGCCGCCGCCGCGCGCATCGCCCGCGTGCTGAACAACGATCCGGCCACCGGCGTCATGCGCCATGCCGATGCCGGTTACGACATCGCCATCGACTGCGCCCGCGAACACGGACTGAACCTGCCCATGCTGGGCACCGCCAAGTAACAGCGTCACCCTGCGAAACACCCCGAACATGTCGAATCAAGGAAATCCGTCCATGTCCCAACTCTTTGTGACGCCCGGCACACTGACGCTCGCCCAACTGCGCGAGGTCTATCAGACCCAGACAACCGTCACGCTCGATCCCGCCGCCTACGCCGCCATCGACAAGAGCGTGGCCTGCGTCGAGGGCATCGTGGCAGAGGGTCGCACCGCCTACGGCATCAACACCGGCTTCGGCCTGCTCGCGCAAACGCGCATCGCCCACGAGGACCTCGAGAACCTGCAGCGCTCGCTCGTGCTCTCGCACGCCGCCGGTGTCGGCGCGCCGCTCGACGACGCGATGGTGCGCCTCATCATGGTGCTCAAGATCAACAGCCTGGCGCGCGGCCTGTCGGGCATTCGCCGCAAGGTGATCGACGCGCTCGTCACGCTGGTCAATGCCGAAGTCTATCCGCGCATTCCGGTCAAGGGCTCGGTCGGCGCGTCGGGCGATCTCGCCCCGCTCGCCCATATGTCGCTGCTGTTGCTCGGCGAAGGTCAGGCACGCTATCGCGGCCAGTGGATGAACGCCCGCGAAGCGCTCGCCATCGCTGGCCTCGAACCGCTCACGCTCGCGGCCAAGGAAGGACTGGCGCTACTCAACGGCACGCAGGTCTCGACCGCCTATGCACTGCGGGGTCTGTTCGAAGCCGAAGACCTGTACGCCGCGGCAAGCGTGTGCGGTGCCCTGACAGTCGAAGCGATGCTCGGCTCGCGCGCCCCGTTCGATGCGCGCATTCACGCGGCGCGCGGCCAGCGCGGTCAGATCGACGCGGCCGCCATGTATCGCCATCTGCTGGGCGAGACGAGCGAAGTCGGCCAGTCGCACGCCAACTGCGAGAAGGTGCAGGACCCGTATTCGCTGCGCTGTCAGCCGCAAGTGATGGGCGCCTGCCTCACGCAGATCCGCCAGGCGGCGGAGGTGCTGGCGGTCGAGGCGAACGCCGTGTCGGACAACCCGCTCGTATTCTGGGAGCAGGGCGACGTGATCTCCGGCGGCAACTTCCACGCCGAGCCGGTGGCCATGGCCGCCGACAACCTCGCCCTGGCGCTGGCCGAGATCGGCGCCCTCAGCGAGCGTCGCATTTCGCTGATGATGGACAAACATATGTCGCAGTTGCCCGCATTTCTCGTGGCCAACGGCGGCGTCAACTCCGGGTTCATGATCGCGCAGGTGACCGCGGCTGCCCTGGCATCCGAGAATAAGGCCTTGGCACATCCGTCCAGCGTTGATAGTCTCCCGACCTCGGCCAACCAGGAAGACCATGTGTCGATGGCCCCGAATGCCGGCAAACGGCTTTGGGAGATGGCCGATAACGTCGAGGGCATCCTGGCGATCGAATGGCTCGGCGCCTGCCAGGGGCTGGACTTCCGCGAAGGTGTCAAGACGACGCCTGCGCTCGAGCGCGCTCGCGCGCTGCTGCGTCAATCGGTTCCGTTCTACGATAAGGATCGCTATTTCGCGCCGGACATCGAGGAAGCCAGCGCCCTGATCGCGCAACGCCAACTGAGCACGCTGGTGCCGTCCGGCATGCTGCCGAGCCTCTGATTCGCCATTGATGTCACGCCCCGCCGGGGCGTAACGAACAGCGATTCGTGCTCCGGCGTTCCCGCGTGCCGGGTTGCCTTCGTCCGTCAATCGGCCGGAGACAACCCGCACTCTTTCGCCGCCCGCTCGCGCGGGCTGGCGCATCACGCCTTCAGGAGACAACTTGAAAAACCTGCAACGCAATCTGAGCGCACGGCACATCCGCTTTCTGGCACTCGGCTCGGCCATCGGCACGGGCCTGTTCTACGGTTCGGCTTCGGCCATCCAACTCGCCGGCCCGGCGGTCATCCTCGCCTACATCCTGGGCGGCGCCGCCGTCTACATGGTCATGCGCGCGCTCGGCGAAATGGTCGTGCGCCAGCCCGTGTCCGGCTCTTTCGGCCGCTATGCGCGTGACAATCTGGGCCCGCTCGCCGGCTTCCTCACCGGATGGACCTACATCCTCGAGATGGCGATCGTGTGCCTGGCGGACGTCACCGCGTTCGGCATCTACATGGGCTTCTGGTTTCCGGACGTGCCGCAGTGGATCTGGGTGCTCGGCATCGTGATGCTCATCTGCGGGTTGAACCTGTGCAACGTGAAGGTGTACGGGGAAATGGAGTTCTGGCTGGCGCTGGTGAAGATTCTCGCCATCGTGGCCATGATCGTGGGCGGTGCGGTGATTCTCTTCACCGGCATACAACTGCACGGCGAGCACGCGCCGGCGGTGAACAATCTGTGGGCGCACGGCGGCTTCCTGCCCAATGGCTGGGGCGGTCTGGTGGCATCGCTTGCCGTGGTGATGTTCGCCTACGGCGGCATCGAGATCATCGGCATCACCGGCGGTGAGGCGAAGAATCCGGAGACGGTGATTCCGCGCGCCATCAACGCGGTGCCGACGCGCATTCTGCTGTTCTACGTGCTCACGATGGTCGTGCTCATGGCGATCTTCCCGTGGACGGGCATCGGCAGCCAGGGCAGCCCGTTCGTGCAGATCTTCTCGGGGCTGGGCATCAAGTCGGCGGCCGCGATACTGAACCTGATCGTGATTTCGGCGGCCGTCTCCGCGATCAACAGCAACATCTTCGGTTCCGGTCGCATGATGTTCGGCATGGCCGAGCACGGTCAGGCGCCGGCCGCCTTCACGGCCACGTCGCGCCACGGCGTGCCCTGGGTGACGGTGCTCGTGATGACGATTGCCCTGCTCGTCGGCGTGGTGCTCAACTATCTGATTCCCGAAGGCGTGTTCCTGATCATCGCG
The Pandoraea pulmonicola DNA segment above includes these coding regions:
- a CDS encoding aliphatic sulfonate ABC transporter substrate-binding protein, whose protein sequence is MTHSGHPTRRQFLSLLGACAAAGTGAFSLSARAAFDPGKFRIGYQKAASTLVLAKASGSLEARLRPLGVEVTWAEFAAGPQLLEGLNVGAIDFGYVGEAPPVFAQAAGADFVYSAYEVPTPLAEGVVVANQSPIKTVADLKRSKVAFNKGSDVHWFLVALLRKHGLDFGDIEPVYLAPADARAALERGAVDAWAIWDPFLSAVLDQSPVRLLANAQGAADHHQFFLSQRTYAQKRADVIKTTLEVLSQTGQQIRDDYAGAAARLAPIQGLDAKIIEKGLRHYAHVYKPVSEPVLQAQQRIADVFLQLKLIPRPIRVADATLQTRVG
- a CDS encoding LysR family transcriptional regulator, yielding MIQIEDLRLVEALAQCASLSAAARMLNVTPPALSARLRKLEAALGVALATRTSRQLSLTAEGERFAREGSALLAQLDALPESFRRDGKRLTGALRVAAPFGYGRHYVAPALARFAQMHPELHLQLDLRETPWPDKHDADAVVHVGNVRDSSWIARPLAPNERWLCASPAYLQRHGMPAEPRELLQHRCICIRENDEDASLWRFRRRASSAAAASRRASSRDSVRVVPAYTSNDGSVARTWAEQGLGIVLRSEWDTREAVAAGRLVRVLADWAFDSAPVTLLVPTRRGRTARLQALMAFLDDALGASATARRTQHAGP
- a CDS encoding HAD family hydrolase; this encodes MSDASVPHPTPWPRAVLFDLLTALLDSWTVWNRAAGSETAGRTWRAEYLRRTYGCGAYVSYEQLVREAAEHVGLPSSAPQALEAEWLTLPIWDGARELLTALRPHCGLAVVTNCSKTLGHQAASLLGIDWDVVVTSEEAGFYKPDPRPYRLALDRLGVPASEAAFVAGSGYDLFGTSAVGLRTFWHNRVSLSRPDGAPAAEREAATLEPALAWLRQFHAAA
- a CDS encoding DSD1 family PLP-dependent enzyme, yielding MTSISTALSASLQTLQTLDTPTAVIDVPRMRHNIRRMQDRMNALGVRLRPHVKTSKCVEVARAQAAAGAVGITVSTLKEASRFFDDGVTDILYAVGMVASKLPAALALRRRGCDLKIVTDSVASAQAIVAFGAEYGETFDVWIEIDTDGHRSGIRPEDDALLEVARTLHEGGATLGGVMTHAGSSYDFDTPEALAAIAEQERAGCVLAAARLRDAGLPCPVVSVGSTPTALAATHLDGVTEVRAGVYVFFDLVMHNIGVCTTDELALSVLTTVIGHQPDKGWAIVDAGWMAMSRDRGTQKQKHDFGYGQVCRIDGSVVPGYVLSGANQEHGILSREGEPDRDIVTRFPIGTLLRILPNHACATGAQFPEYHAVEPTGDIAVWSRLHGW
- the hutC gene encoding histidine utilization repressor, whose product is MPRQTAQPTVETLNEQGPAPRYLQLKQFICHQIDSGAWPPHHRVPSENELVELSGVSRMTVNRALRELTAEGRLVRMQGVGTFVAEPKSHSPLLAVNNIADEISEHGHRHRAEVKLLREELAGPERALAMGLQEREPLFHSVIVHYQDNVPVQIEDRYVNPGLAPRYLEQDFTKLTPNAYLQRISPLTSGEHVVEAVTATPEEAQMLHIARTEPCLLIRRRTWSGKRIVSVARLLHPGSRHRLEGRFGDSL
- the hutU gene encoding urocanate hydratase, with the translated sequence MNQTKPRNVVSQPTRYRDVTIRAPRGTQLNARSWLTEAPLRMLMNNLDPDVAENPNALVVYGGIGRAARNWECYDKIVETLKTLGDDETLLVQSGKPVGVFKTHADAPRVLIANSNLVPHWANWEHFNELDAKGLAMYGQMTAGSWIYIGSQGIVQGTYETFVEAGRQHYDGNLKGRWVLTAGLGGMGGAQPLAATLAGACSLNIECQQTSIDFRLRTRYVDEQAKDLDDALARIAKYTAAGQAVSIALCGNAAEILPELVRRGVRPDMVTDQTSAHDPLNGYLPIGWTWDEYRERARSKPAEVVKAAKQSMAVHVKAMLEFRALGVPTFDYGNNIRQMAKEEGVENAFDFPGFVPAYIRPLFCRGVGPFRWAALSGDPQDIYRTDAKVKELIPDDAHLHRWLDMARERISFQGLPARICWVGLGLRAKLGLAFNEMVRSGELSAPVVIGRDHLDSGSVASPNRETEAMRDGSDAVSDWPLLNALLNTASGATWVSLHHGGGVGMGFSQHSGVVIVCDGTDAAAARIARVLNNDPATGVMRHADAGYDIAIDCAREHGLNLPMLGTAK
- the hutH gene encoding histidine ammonia-lyase, giving the protein MSNQGNPSMSQLFVTPGTLTLAQLREVYQTQTTVTLDPAAYAAIDKSVACVEGIVAEGRTAYGINTGFGLLAQTRIAHEDLENLQRSLVLSHAAGVGAPLDDAMVRLIMVLKINSLARGLSGIRRKVIDALVTLVNAEVYPRIPVKGSVGASGDLAPLAHMSLLLLGEGQARYRGQWMNAREALAIAGLEPLTLAAKEGLALLNGTQVSTAYALRGLFEAEDLYAAASVCGALTVEAMLGSRAPFDARIHAARGQRGQIDAAAMYRHLLGETSEVGQSHANCEKVQDPYSLRCQPQVMGACLTQIRQAAEVLAVEANAVSDNPLVFWEQGDVISGGNFHAEPVAMAADNLALALAEIGALSERRISLMMDKHMSQLPAFLVANGGVNSGFMIAQVTAAALASENKALAHPSSVDSLPTSANQEDHVSMAPNAGKRLWEMADNVEGILAIEWLGACQGLDFREGVKTTPALERARALLRQSVPFYDKDRYFAPDIEEASALIAQRQLSTLVPSGMLPSL
- a CDS encoding amino acid permease → MKNLQRNLSARHIRFLALGSAIGTGLFYGSASAIQLAGPAVILAYILGGAAVYMVMRALGEMVVRQPVSGSFGRYARDNLGPLAGFLTGWTYILEMAIVCLADVTAFGIYMGFWFPDVPQWIWVLGIVMLICGLNLCNVKVYGEMEFWLALVKILAIVAMIVGGAVILFTGIQLHGEHAPAVNNLWAHGGFLPNGWGGLVASLAVVMFAYGGIEIIGITGGEAKNPETVIPRAINAVPTRILLFYVLTMVVLMAIFPWTGIGSQGSPFVQIFSGLGIKSAAAILNLIVISAAVSAINSNIFGSGRMMFGMAEHGQAPAAFTATSRHGVPWVTVLVMTIALLVGVVLNYLIPEGVFLIIASIATFATVWVWLMILLSQVAMRRRLSAEEVAALKFKVPLWPVGPALAIAFMLFVIGVLGYMEDTRIALYVGAGWIVLMSVAYHFGVKPKQAQALRSQMSLE